The following proteins are co-located in the Hydractinia symbiolongicarpus strain clone_291-10 chromosome 7, HSymV2.1, whole genome shotgun sequence genome:
- the LOC130648528 gene encoding P2X purinoceptor 7-like, whose translation MSSSSSDVSDVEFNEDEEFGLSPFMFEPERSQSEVAAALEALGNNVGAKNCNVEAGNRVGNVEWCQCKKCKIMVTETESLCCRDNNDIPDGHFQGHTCVTNSDEFKMVCLPEPVLRTALGAIHNMRGIRHKLCNRSYRFAAYKQYIWWVYGRLGIGYRKPIPSCVVWVIRNEYPQPDGVYVPYTESGMDLDT comes from the exons ATGTCATCTTCCTCTTCTGATGTAAGCGATGTTGAATTTAATGAAGATGAAGAGTTTGGTTTATCTCCTTTCATGTTCGAACCGGAACGGAGTCAAAGTGAAGTGGCTGCAGCTTTAGAAGCTTTAGGAAACAACGTTGGTGCTAAAAACTGCAATGTTGAAGCTGGAAATCGTGTTGGAAATGTTGAGTGGTGCCAGTGCAAAAAGTGTAAAATTATGGTAACTGAAACGGAAAGTTTATGTTGTCGTGATAATAATGATATTCCGGACGGTCATTTTCAAG GTCATACGTGTGTTACAAATTCGGATGAATTCAAAATGGTTTGTTTGCCGGAACCCGTGTTACGGACAGCACTAGGTGCTATTCACAACATGAGAGGGATTCGTCATAAACTTTGCAACAGATCATATCGGTTTGCTGCTTATAAACAATATATATGGTGGGTGTATGGAAGACTGGGCATAGGTTATCGAAAGCCTATACCATCATGTGTTGTGTGGGTAATCCGTAATGAATACCCGCAGCCCGATGGGGTATACGTGCCATACACAGAATCAGGAATGGATTTGGACACATAA
- the LOC130649059 gene encoding uncharacterized protein LOC130649059 produces MVTCGALNCGNSSTKKSVADVKGWHNVPTEKENKQRRKKWLAAMERDPPYPADTNFVLCGMHFTSECFQRDLKAELCGSVRKFILLPNAIPSVFSFSKPLPAKRSASIARNERKTKRQIVDEACTAEENSGGPEAPSLELEPLFKDAITQTVDVVMINKEVSCATPMRTKSTMVPAVLCKSMSTQMSPTLSSTNTQTVILTQYASVSTVNLIAKEGDEIGDCSSFCASEVEDRADPDASFNVSSDVDTVDSSADTADSDVNEQDVDVREGTQSIAPSTMFLVYFEMLKSLFKFCFECGEKATIKKHITKGSMLIVKLVCAGNHEVTWRSQPYLNRIAEGTVRLSAGILFNGLTFQGVKEAFETANVNFISRSQFHELQRRFLFPAINSIFTHYQEATLVRLVALEGVDLIGDGRCDSPGFSAKYGTYSLMDAMTNEVVNFFISHVRLAGNSARMEKHGLAECLEFIDEAGVIVDTLVTDRHSQIRKFMRTEHEHISHQFDVWHMTKNIKKKILKVAKKKSCRDLNDWMKSIINHFWWACSTCEGDPILLKEKWQSLLCHIRGVHYWVNNTLYHKCAHEELTLLQQAQKKWLTEESPAYIALEKIVNEKQLLNDLKHVADFKHTGQLEVYHSLLNKYCPKRLAFSYAGMVARTQLAVLDHNSGVERQQATTSDGRLKFKVSFTKITKEWVAKKVMDPKEKKYQEDLMKEVFDLVQKIKAPIFFKLPETPRNIALKINPGKEVVVSNMRSRFT; encoded by the exons ATGGTTACTTGTGGTGCTTTAAATTGTGGTAACTCTTCCACCAAAAAATCGGTAGCTGATGTAAAAGGGTGGCATAACGTTCCCaccgaaaaagaaaataaacaacgtCGTAAGAAATGGCTAGCAGCTATGGAGCGAGATCCACCATATCCAGCAGACACGAATTTCGTTCTTTGTGGTATGCATTTCACGTCCGAATGTTTTCAACGCGATCTCAAG gcGGAGCTCTGTGGCTCTGTGAGAAAGTTTATATTATTACCAAACGCTATTCCATCGGTATTTTCATTCTCGAAACCGCTACCTGCAAAGCGTTCTGCATCCATTGCAAGaaacgaaagaaaaacaaaacgccAG ATTGTGGATGAAGCTTGTACGGCAGAAGAAAACTCAGGTGGCCCGGAAGCACCTTCCCTAGAACTTGAGCCCCTTTTTAAGGATGCTATTACGCAAACTGTTGATGTCGTCATGATCAACAAAGAAGTTAGCTGTGCTACACCAATGCGAACAAAGAGCACTATGGTTCCTGCTGTGTTATGCAAATCAATGTCTACTCAGATGAGTCCAACTTTGTCTTCGACGAACACGCAAACTGTTATATTAACTCAATATGCTAGCGTTTCCACAGTCAACCTTATTGCGAAAGAGGGAGATGAAATTGGAGATTGCTCTTCATTTTGCGCAAGTGAAGTAGAAGATCGCGCTGATCCGGATGCATCTTTCAATGTCAGTAGCGATGTTGATACGGTCGATAGTAGTGCCGATACGGCTGATAGTGATGTTAATGAGCAAGATGTCGATGTTAGGGAAGGTACGCAGTCGATTGCACCTTCAACAATGTTTCTAGTGTACTTTGAAATGCTTAAGTCGCTCTTCAAATTCTGCTTTGAATGCGGTGAGAAAGCTACTATCAAAAAACATATAACTAAGGGTAGTATGCTTATTGTGAAATTGGTTTGCGCCGGTAACCACGAAGTGACTTGGAGATCACAACCTTACTTAAATCGAATTGCGGAAGGAACGGTAAGGCTGTCTGCTGGAATATTGTTCAACGGATTAACATTTCAAGGTGTGAAAGAAGCATTTGAAACTGCCAATGTTAACTTTATAAGTAGGTCGCAGTTCCATGAACTTCAGCGAAGATTTTTATTCCCAGCCATAAATAGCATTTTTACGCATTATCAGGAAGCCACACTTGTTAGACTCGTTGCGCTTGAGGGTGTCGATTTAATTGGAGATGGTCGCTGTGACTCACCTGGATTTAGTGCTAAATATGGTACATACAGCCTCATGGACGCCATGACAAATGAGGTGgtgaacttttttatttcacacGTTCGTTTAGCAGGAAACTCGGCACGCATGGAAAAACATGGACTTGCTGAGTGCTTGGAATTTATCGACGAAGCTGGCGTAATAGTGGACACACTAGTTACCGACAGACATAGCCAGATACGAAAGTTTATGCGCACCGAACATGAACATATATCGCACCAGTTTGATGTGTGGCACatgacaaaaaatatcaaaaaaaagattttgaaagttgcaaaaaaaaagaGCTGTCGTGACTTGAATGACTGGATGAAGTCTATCATAAACCACTTCTGGTGGGCTTGTTCGACTTGCGAAGGAGATCCAATATTATTGAAGGAAAAGTGGCAGAGTTTACTCTGTCATATCCGTGGGGTACATTATTGGGTAAATAATACGCTATATCATAAATGTGCTCATGAAGAACTTACCCTGCTACAACAAGCTCAGAAGAAGTGGTTAACTGAAGAAAGCCCTGCTTACATCGCCCTGGAGAAAATTGTTAATGAAAAACAGCTACTAAACGATTTAAAACACGTAGCTGATTTCAAGCACACTGGACAGCTCGAGGTTTACCATTCCCTGTTGAATAAGTACTGTCCCAAACGCTTAGCATTCTCGTACGCTGGGATGGTTGCTAGGACGCAACTAGCTGTGCTTGACCACAACTCGGGTGTAGAACGACAACAAGCCACTACATCCGATGGGAGGTTGAAGTTCAAAGTTTCTTTCACCAAAATTACGAAGGAGTGGGTGGCAAAAAAAGTAATGGATccgaaagaaaagaaataccaAGAGGACTTGATGAAGGAAGTGTTTGATTTGGTTCAAAAAATCAAAGCTCCTATATTTTTTAAGTTGCCTGAAACACCCAGAAATATTGCATTAAAAATAAACCCTGGGAAGGAAGTTGTTGTCTCGAATATGCGTTCAAGATTTACCTAA